One window of the Phycodurus eques isolate BA_2022a chromosome 7, UOR_Pequ_1.1, whole genome shotgun sequence genome contains the following:
- the aifm4 gene encoding apoptosis inducing factor mitochondria associated 4 isoform X4 — translation MKVVSVADQKVLLVRTEGQYSAVGSQCSHYNAPLVKGALVGNRVRCPFHGACFNIKTGDIEEYPGLDSLPCHRVNIRDGKVYVSIKKKTLKQTRRVKEMCSVLPNITHTILLVGGGPAALVCAETLRQNCYQGRIVMVTKDSLPPFDKPKLSKAMNVDRSSIVLRSSEFFQQYGIEVRTEKEAVTVSTRDKAVTMKDGGVLRYDQLLISTGCRAKPLSCPGSDLTGVKLLQRYEDAKDIDASCLGRKAVVVGTSFIGMEVASYLVKKASSVSIVGTTKYPYERSLGSEIGNMTMQMLEEHNVKFYMNDGIAEIRGENGSVKEVLLKSGTLLEAEVVIAGIGVIPNSDFLAGSEVEIDSKKAVVVDKFMRTNVADVFSAGDVTSFPLTSRGDQLVNVGHWQMSQAQGRVAALNMLNIPTKIESVPFFWTVLLGKSIRYTGYGEGYTELVFKGKVEERKFLAFYIKDDTVVAAASLMFDPAVAQLAELMAAGQRIAKAQTQAEDLSWLQM, via the exons ATGAAAGTCGTCTCTGTGGCTGACCAGAAAGTGCTGCTTGTCCGCACGGAGGGTCAGTACAGTGCAGTCGGAAGTCAGTGCTCTCATTATAACGCTCCTCTGGTTAAAG GAGCACTGGTTGGCAATAGAGTGCGATGTCCTTTCCATGGCGCTTGTTTCAATATTAAAACTGGAGATATTGAGGAGTATCCAGGCCTGGACTCTCTGCCTTGCCACAGG GTGAACATTCGAGATGGAAAGGTGTATGTTTCCATCAAGAAAAAG ACTCTTAAGCAGACCAGACGGGTAAAGGAAATGTGTAGTGTTTTACCAAACATCACACATACCATCCTGCTCGTAGGAGGAG GCCCTGCTGCCTTGGTGTGTGCTGAGACTCTGCGTCAGAACTGCTACCAGGGCCGAATCGTCATGGTAACCAAAGACTCTCTGCCTCCTTTCGACAAGCCCAAACTGAGTAAG gctatgAATGTGGACAGAAGCAGCATCGTCCTCCGCTCTAGTGAATTTTTTCAACAATATGGCATAGAAGTACGGACGGAGAAAGAG GCGGTGACTGTAAGCACGCGAGATAAAGCGGTGACGATGAAGGATGGCGGGGTTCTACGTTACGACCAGCTTCTTATCTCAACAGGCTGCAG AGCGAAGCCACTAAGTTGTCCCGGTAGTGACCTGACAGGAGTGAAGTTACTGCAGAGGTACGAAGATGCCAAAGACATTGACGCGTCCTGCTTGGGCCGCAAGGCCGTTGTCGTTGGAACCTCCTTCATAG gTATGGAGGTGGCATCCTATCTAGTCAAAAAAGCTTCTAGTGTTTCCATTGTTGGAACCACCAAATACCCATATGAACGCTCTCTGGGGTCCGAGATTGGCAACATGACCATGCAA ATGTTGGAGGAACATAATGTGAAGTTCTACATGAATGACGGCATCGCTGAGATCAGAGGAGAGAACGGCTcg GTGAAGGAGGTCTTGCTGAAGAGTGGCACACTTCTGGAGGCTGAGGTGGTGATTGCAGGAATAG GTGTGATCCCCAATTCTGACTTCCTAGCAGGAAGTGAAGTTGAAATAGATTCCAAGAAAGCAGTAGTTGTTGACAAG TTCATGAGGACTAACGTAGCAGATGTGTTTAGTGCGGGGGACGTCACCTCCTTCCCTTTGACCAGTCGAGGTGATCAACTGGTCAACGTGGGTCACTGGCAAATGTCACAAGCTCAAG GAAGAGTTGCTGCCCTCAATATGCTAAATATACCTACCAAAATTGAGTCTGTTCCTTTCTTCTGGACTGTGTTGCTTGGAAAGAGTATCAGATACACcg GGTATGGGGAGGGCTACACAGAACTCGTATTCAAAGGAAAAGTGGAGGAAAGAAAGTTCCTGGCATTTTATATTAA AGACGACACAGTGGTGGCGGCGGCCAGCCTCATGTTTGATCCCGCTGTGGCTCAGCTGGCGGAACTGATGGCAGCAGGCCAGCGGATTGCAAAAGCGCAGACTCA AGCTGAAGACCTGAGTTGGCTCCAGATGTAA
- the aifm4 gene encoding apoptosis inducing factor mitochondria associated 4 isoform X5, whose product MILFVFPKLKGVFKGNCFKDVNDIKMAVVMELQRIKEESFEECKKAWQTRLEKVNIRDGKVYVSIKKKTLKQTRRVKEMCSVLPNITHTILLVGGGPAALVCAETLRQNCYQGRIVMVTKDSLPPFDKPKLSKAMNVDRSSIVLRSSEFFQQYGIEVRTEKEAVTVSTRDKAVTMKDGGVLRYDQLLISTGCRAKPLSCPGSDLTGVKLLQRYEDAKDIDASCLGRKAVVVGTSFIGMEVASYLVKKASSVSIVGTTKYPYERSLGSEIGNMTMQMLEEHNVKFYMNDGIAEIRGENGSVKEVLLKSGTLLEAEVVIAGIGVIPNSDFLAGSEVEIDSKKAVVVDKFMRTNVADVFSAGDVTSFPLTSRGDQLVNVGHWQMSQAQGRVAALNMLNIPTKIESVPFFWTVLLGKSIRYTGYGEGYTELVFKGKVEERKFLAFYIKDDTVVAAASLMFDPAVAQLAELMAAGQRIAKAQTQAEDLSWLQM is encoded by the exons ATGATTTTGTTCgtctttcccaagctcaagggggtCTTTAAGGGGAACTGTTTCAAAGATGTGaatgacatcaagatggccgtggTGATGGAGCTGCAGAGGATCAAGGAAGAATCCTTCGAGGAGTGCAAGAAGGCATGGCAGACAAGGCTGGAAAAA GTGAACATTCGAGATGGAAAGGTGTATGTTTCCATCAAGAAAAAG ACTCTTAAGCAGACCAGACGGGTAAAGGAAATGTGTAGTGTTTTACCAAACATCACACATACCATCCTGCTCGTAGGAGGAG GCCCTGCTGCCTTGGTGTGTGCTGAGACTCTGCGTCAGAACTGCTACCAGGGCCGAATCGTCATGGTAACCAAAGACTCTCTGCCTCCTTTCGACAAGCCCAAACTGAGTAAG gctatgAATGTGGACAGAAGCAGCATCGTCCTCCGCTCTAGTGAATTTTTTCAACAATATGGCATAGAAGTACGGACGGAGAAAGAG GCGGTGACTGTAAGCACGCGAGATAAAGCGGTGACGATGAAGGATGGCGGGGTTCTACGTTACGACCAGCTTCTTATCTCAACAGGCTGCAG AGCGAAGCCACTAAGTTGTCCCGGTAGTGACCTGACAGGAGTGAAGTTACTGCAGAGGTACGAAGATGCCAAAGACATTGACGCGTCCTGCTTGGGCCGCAAGGCCGTTGTCGTTGGAACCTCCTTCATAG gTATGGAGGTGGCATCCTATCTAGTCAAAAAAGCTTCTAGTGTTTCCATTGTTGGAACCACCAAATACCCATATGAACGCTCTCTGGGGTCCGAGATTGGCAACATGACCATGCAA ATGTTGGAGGAACATAATGTGAAGTTCTACATGAATGACGGCATCGCTGAGATCAGAGGAGAGAACGGCTcg GTGAAGGAGGTCTTGCTGAAGAGTGGCACACTTCTGGAGGCTGAGGTGGTGATTGCAGGAATAG GTGTGATCCCCAATTCTGACTTCCTAGCAGGAAGTGAAGTTGAAATAGATTCCAAGAAAGCAGTAGTTGTTGACAAG TTCATGAGGACTAACGTAGCAGATGTGTTTAGTGCGGGGGACGTCACCTCCTTCCCTTTGACCAGTCGAGGTGATCAACTGGTCAACGTGGGTCACTGGCAAATGTCACAAGCTCAAG GAAGAGTTGCTGCCCTCAATATGCTAAATATACCTACCAAAATTGAGTCTGTTCCTTTCTTCTGGACTGTGTTGCTTGGAAAGAGTATCAGATACACcg GGTATGGGGAGGGCTACACAGAACTCGTATTCAAAGGAAAAGTGGAGGAAAGAAAGTTCCTGGCATTTTATATTAA AGACGACACAGTGGTGGCGGCGGCCAGCCTCATGTTTGATCCCGCTGTGGCTCAGCTGGCGGAACTGATGGCAGCAGGCCAGCGGATTGCAAAAGCGCAGACTCA AGCTGAAGACCTGAGTTGGCTCCAGATGTAA
- the aifm4 gene encoding apoptosis inducing factor mitochondria associated 4 isoform X3 codes for MNPNEEKDQVEALEEVTELVCQEADLRDGQMKVVSVADQKVLLVRTEGQYSAVGSQCSHYNAPLVKGALVGNRVRCPFHGACFNIKTGDIEEYPGLDSLPCHRVNIRDGKVYVSIKKKTLKQTRRVKEMCSVLPNITHTILLVGGGPAALVCAETLRQNCYQGRIVMVTKDSLPPFDKPKLSKAMNVDRSSIVLRSSEFFQQYGIEVRTEKEAVTVSTRDKAVTMKDGGVLRYDQLLISTGCRAKPLSCPGSDLTGVKLLQRYEDAKDIDASCLGRKAVVVGTSFIGMEVASYLVKKASSVSIVGTTKYPYERSLGSEIGNMTMQMLEEHNVKFYMNDGIAEIRGENGSVKEVLLKSGTLLEAEVVIAGIGVIPNSDFLAGSEVEIDSKKAVVVDKFMRTNVADVFSAGDVTSFPLTSRGDQLVNVGHWQMSQAQGRVAALNMLNIPTKIESVPFFWTVLLGKSIRYTGYGEGYTELVFKGKVEERKFLAFYIKDDTVVAAASLMFDPAVAQLAELMAAGQRIAKAQTQAEDLSWLQM; via the exons ATGAATCCTAACGAAGAAAAAGATCaagttgaagctttggaggagGTTACTGAGCTCGTTTGTCAGGAGGCTGACCTCAGAGATGGCCA GATGAAAGTCGTCTCTGTGGCTGACCAGAAAGTGCTGCTTGTCCGCACGGAGGGTCAGTACAGTGCAGTCGGAAGTCAGTGCTCTCATTATAACGCTCCTCTGGTTAAAG GAGCACTGGTTGGCAATAGAGTGCGATGTCCTTTCCATGGCGCTTGTTTCAATATTAAAACTGGAGATATTGAGGAGTATCCAGGCCTGGACTCTCTGCCTTGCCACAGG GTGAACATTCGAGATGGAAAGGTGTATGTTTCCATCAAGAAAAAG ACTCTTAAGCAGACCAGACGGGTAAAGGAAATGTGTAGTGTTTTACCAAACATCACACATACCATCCTGCTCGTAGGAGGAG GCCCTGCTGCCTTGGTGTGTGCTGAGACTCTGCGTCAGAACTGCTACCAGGGCCGAATCGTCATGGTAACCAAAGACTCTCTGCCTCCTTTCGACAAGCCCAAACTGAGTAAG gctatgAATGTGGACAGAAGCAGCATCGTCCTCCGCTCTAGTGAATTTTTTCAACAATATGGCATAGAAGTACGGACGGAGAAAGAG GCGGTGACTGTAAGCACGCGAGATAAAGCGGTGACGATGAAGGATGGCGGGGTTCTACGTTACGACCAGCTTCTTATCTCAACAGGCTGCAG AGCGAAGCCACTAAGTTGTCCCGGTAGTGACCTGACAGGAGTGAAGTTACTGCAGAGGTACGAAGATGCCAAAGACATTGACGCGTCCTGCTTGGGCCGCAAGGCCGTTGTCGTTGGAACCTCCTTCATAG gTATGGAGGTGGCATCCTATCTAGTCAAAAAAGCTTCTAGTGTTTCCATTGTTGGAACCACCAAATACCCATATGAACGCTCTCTGGGGTCCGAGATTGGCAACATGACCATGCAA ATGTTGGAGGAACATAATGTGAAGTTCTACATGAATGACGGCATCGCTGAGATCAGAGGAGAGAACGGCTcg GTGAAGGAGGTCTTGCTGAAGAGTGGCACACTTCTGGAGGCTGAGGTGGTGATTGCAGGAATAG GTGTGATCCCCAATTCTGACTTCCTAGCAGGAAGTGAAGTTGAAATAGATTCCAAGAAAGCAGTAGTTGTTGACAAG TTCATGAGGACTAACGTAGCAGATGTGTTTAGTGCGGGGGACGTCACCTCCTTCCCTTTGACCAGTCGAGGTGATCAACTGGTCAACGTGGGTCACTGGCAAATGTCACAAGCTCAAG GAAGAGTTGCTGCCCTCAATATGCTAAATATACCTACCAAAATTGAGTCTGTTCCTTTCTTCTGGACTGTGTTGCTTGGAAAGAGTATCAGATACACcg GGTATGGGGAGGGCTACACAGAACTCGTATTCAAAGGAAAAGTGGAGGAAAGAAAGTTCCTGGCATTTTATATTAA AGACGACACAGTGGTGGCGGCGGCCAGCCTCATGTTTGATCCCGCTGTGGCTCAGCTGGCGGAACTGATGGCAGCAGGCCAGCGGATTGCAAAAGCGCAGACTCA AGCTGAAGACCTGAGTTGGCTCCAGATGTAA
- the aifm4 gene encoding apoptosis inducing factor mitochondria associated 4 isoform X8: MADKAGKSVLDSRVNIRDGKVYVSIKKKTLKQTRRVKEMCSVLPNITHTILLVGGGPAALVCAETLRQNCYQGRIVMVTKDSLPPFDKPKLSKAMNVDRSSIVLRSSEFFQQYGIEVRTEKEAVTVSTRDKAVTMKDGGVLRYDQLLISTGCRAKPLSCPGSDLTGVKLLQRYEDAKDIDASCLGRKAVVVGTSFIGMEVASYLVKKASSVSIVGTTKYPYERSLGSEIGNMTMQMLEEHNVKFYMNDGIAEIRGENGSVKEVLLKSGTLLEAEVVIAGIGVIPNSDFLAGSEVEIDSKKAVVVDKFMRTNVADVFSAGDVTSFPLTSRGDQLVNVGHWQMSQAQGRVAALNMLNIPTKIESVPFFWTVLLGKSIRYTGYGEGYTELVFKGKVEERKFLAFYIKDDTVVAAASLMFDPAVAQLAELMAAGQRIAKAQTQAEDLSWLQM; encoded by the exons ATGGCAGACAAGGCTGGAAAAAGTGTGTTGGACTCCAGG GTGAACATTCGAGATGGAAAGGTGTATGTTTCCATCAAGAAAAAG ACTCTTAAGCAGACCAGACGGGTAAAGGAAATGTGTAGTGTTTTACCAAACATCACACATACCATCCTGCTCGTAGGAGGAG GCCCTGCTGCCTTGGTGTGTGCTGAGACTCTGCGTCAGAACTGCTACCAGGGCCGAATCGTCATGGTAACCAAAGACTCTCTGCCTCCTTTCGACAAGCCCAAACTGAGTAAG gctatgAATGTGGACAGAAGCAGCATCGTCCTCCGCTCTAGTGAATTTTTTCAACAATATGGCATAGAAGTACGGACGGAGAAAGAG GCGGTGACTGTAAGCACGCGAGATAAAGCGGTGACGATGAAGGATGGCGGGGTTCTACGTTACGACCAGCTTCTTATCTCAACAGGCTGCAG AGCGAAGCCACTAAGTTGTCCCGGTAGTGACCTGACAGGAGTGAAGTTACTGCAGAGGTACGAAGATGCCAAAGACATTGACGCGTCCTGCTTGGGCCGCAAGGCCGTTGTCGTTGGAACCTCCTTCATAG gTATGGAGGTGGCATCCTATCTAGTCAAAAAAGCTTCTAGTGTTTCCATTGTTGGAACCACCAAATACCCATATGAACGCTCTCTGGGGTCCGAGATTGGCAACATGACCATGCAA ATGTTGGAGGAACATAATGTGAAGTTCTACATGAATGACGGCATCGCTGAGATCAGAGGAGAGAACGGCTcg GTGAAGGAGGTCTTGCTGAAGAGTGGCACACTTCTGGAGGCTGAGGTGGTGATTGCAGGAATAG GTGTGATCCCCAATTCTGACTTCCTAGCAGGAAGTGAAGTTGAAATAGATTCCAAGAAAGCAGTAGTTGTTGACAAG TTCATGAGGACTAACGTAGCAGATGTGTTTAGTGCGGGGGACGTCACCTCCTTCCCTTTGACCAGTCGAGGTGATCAACTGGTCAACGTGGGTCACTGGCAAATGTCACAAGCTCAAG GAAGAGTTGCTGCCCTCAATATGCTAAATATACCTACCAAAATTGAGTCTGTTCCTTTCTTCTGGACTGTGTTGCTTGGAAAGAGTATCAGATACACcg GGTATGGGGAGGGCTACACAGAACTCGTATTCAAAGGAAAAGTGGAGGAAAGAAAGTTCCTGGCATTTTATATTAA AGACGACACAGTGGTGGCGGCGGCCAGCCTCATGTTTGATCCCGCTGTGGCTCAGCTGGCGGAACTGATGGCAGCAGGCCAGCGGATTGCAAAAGCGCAGACTCA AGCTGAAGACCTGAGTTGGCTCCAGATGTAA
- the aifm4 gene encoding apoptosis inducing factor mitochondria associated 4 isoform X1 gives MILFVFPKLKGVFKGNCFKDVNDIKMAVVMELQRIKEESFEECKKAWQTRLEKVCWTPGMKVVSVADQKVLLVRTEGQYSAVGSQCSHYNAPLVKGALVGNRVRCPFHGACFNIKTGDIEEYPGLDSLPCHRVNIRDGKVYVSIKKKTLKQTRRVKEMCSVLPNITHTILLVGGGPAALVCAETLRQNCYQGRIVMVTKDSLPPFDKPKLSKAMNVDRSSIVLRSSEFFQQYGIEVRTEKEAVTVSTRDKAVTMKDGGVLRYDQLLISTGCRAKPLSCPGSDLTGVKLLQRYEDAKDIDASCLGRKAVVVGTSFIGMEVASYLVKKASSVSIVGTTKYPYERSLGSEIGNMTMQMLEEHNVKFYMNDGIAEIRGENGSVKEVLLKSGTLLEAEVVIAGIGVIPNSDFLAGSEVEIDSKKAVVVDKFMRTNVADVFSAGDVTSFPLTSRGDQLVNVGHWQMSQAQGRVAALNMLNIPTKIESVPFFWTVLLGKSIRYTGYGEGYTELVFKGKVEERKFLAFYIKDDTVVAAASLMFDPAVAQLAELMAAGQRIAKAQTQAEDLSWLQM, from the exons ATGATTTTGTTCgtctttcccaagctcaagggggtCTTTAAGGGGAACTGTTTCAAAGATGTGaatgacatcaagatggccgtggTGATGGAGCTGCAGAGGATCAAGGAAGAATCCTTCGAGGAGTGCAAGAAGGCATGGCAGACAAGGCTGGAAAAAGTGTGTTGGACTCCAGG GATGAAAGTCGTCTCTGTGGCTGACCAGAAAGTGCTGCTTGTCCGCACGGAGGGTCAGTACAGTGCAGTCGGAAGTCAGTGCTCTCATTATAACGCTCCTCTGGTTAAAG GAGCACTGGTTGGCAATAGAGTGCGATGTCCTTTCCATGGCGCTTGTTTCAATATTAAAACTGGAGATATTGAGGAGTATCCAGGCCTGGACTCTCTGCCTTGCCACAGG GTGAACATTCGAGATGGAAAGGTGTATGTTTCCATCAAGAAAAAG ACTCTTAAGCAGACCAGACGGGTAAAGGAAATGTGTAGTGTTTTACCAAACATCACACATACCATCCTGCTCGTAGGAGGAG GCCCTGCTGCCTTGGTGTGTGCTGAGACTCTGCGTCAGAACTGCTACCAGGGCCGAATCGTCATGGTAACCAAAGACTCTCTGCCTCCTTTCGACAAGCCCAAACTGAGTAAG gctatgAATGTGGACAGAAGCAGCATCGTCCTCCGCTCTAGTGAATTTTTTCAACAATATGGCATAGAAGTACGGACGGAGAAAGAG GCGGTGACTGTAAGCACGCGAGATAAAGCGGTGACGATGAAGGATGGCGGGGTTCTACGTTACGACCAGCTTCTTATCTCAACAGGCTGCAG AGCGAAGCCACTAAGTTGTCCCGGTAGTGACCTGACAGGAGTGAAGTTACTGCAGAGGTACGAAGATGCCAAAGACATTGACGCGTCCTGCTTGGGCCGCAAGGCCGTTGTCGTTGGAACCTCCTTCATAG gTATGGAGGTGGCATCCTATCTAGTCAAAAAAGCTTCTAGTGTTTCCATTGTTGGAACCACCAAATACCCATATGAACGCTCTCTGGGGTCCGAGATTGGCAACATGACCATGCAA ATGTTGGAGGAACATAATGTGAAGTTCTACATGAATGACGGCATCGCTGAGATCAGAGGAGAGAACGGCTcg GTGAAGGAGGTCTTGCTGAAGAGTGGCACACTTCTGGAGGCTGAGGTGGTGATTGCAGGAATAG GTGTGATCCCCAATTCTGACTTCCTAGCAGGAAGTGAAGTTGAAATAGATTCCAAGAAAGCAGTAGTTGTTGACAAG TTCATGAGGACTAACGTAGCAGATGTGTTTAGTGCGGGGGACGTCACCTCCTTCCCTTTGACCAGTCGAGGTGATCAACTGGTCAACGTGGGTCACTGGCAAATGTCACAAGCTCAAG GAAGAGTTGCTGCCCTCAATATGCTAAATATACCTACCAAAATTGAGTCTGTTCCTTTCTTCTGGACTGTGTTGCTTGGAAAGAGTATCAGATACACcg GGTATGGGGAGGGCTACACAGAACTCGTATTCAAAGGAAAAGTGGAGGAAAGAAAGTTCCTGGCATTTTATATTAA AGACGACACAGTGGTGGCGGCGGCCAGCCTCATGTTTGATCCCGCTGTGGCTCAGCTGGCGGAACTGATGGCAGCAGGCCAGCGGATTGCAAAAGCGCAGACTCA AGCTGAAGACCTGAGTTGGCTCCAGATGTAA
- the aifm4 gene encoding apoptosis inducing factor mitochondria associated 4 isoform X7, whose amino-acid sequence MADKAGKSVLDSRVITSNGKTFEFEVNIRDGKVYVSIKKKTLKQTRRVKEMCSVLPNITHTILLVGGGPAALVCAETLRQNCYQGRIVMVTKDSLPPFDKPKLSKAMNVDRSSIVLRSSEFFQQYGIEVRTEKEAVTVSTRDKAVTMKDGGVLRYDQLLISTGCRAKPLSCPGSDLTGVKLLQRYEDAKDIDASCLGRKAVVVGTSFIGMEVASYLVKKASSVSIVGTTKYPYERSLGSEIGNMTMQMLEEHNVKFYMNDGIAEIRGENGSVKEVLLKSGTLLEAEVVIAGIGVIPNSDFLAGSEVEIDSKKAVVVDKFMRTNVADVFSAGDVTSFPLTSRGDQLVNVGHWQMSQAQGRVAALNMLNIPTKIESVPFFWTVLLGKSIRYTGYGEGYTELVFKGKVEERKFLAFYIKDDTVVAAASLMFDPAVAQLAELMAAGQRIAKAQTQAEDLSWLQM is encoded by the exons ATGGCAGACAAGGCTGGAAAAAGTGTGTTGGACTCCAGGGTAATAACGTCAAATGGAAAAACTTTTGAGTTTGAA GTGAACATTCGAGATGGAAAGGTGTATGTTTCCATCAAGAAAAAG ACTCTTAAGCAGACCAGACGGGTAAAGGAAATGTGTAGTGTTTTACCAAACATCACACATACCATCCTGCTCGTAGGAGGAG GCCCTGCTGCCTTGGTGTGTGCTGAGACTCTGCGTCAGAACTGCTACCAGGGCCGAATCGTCATGGTAACCAAAGACTCTCTGCCTCCTTTCGACAAGCCCAAACTGAGTAAG gctatgAATGTGGACAGAAGCAGCATCGTCCTCCGCTCTAGTGAATTTTTTCAACAATATGGCATAGAAGTACGGACGGAGAAAGAG GCGGTGACTGTAAGCACGCGAGATAAAGCGGTGACGATGAAGGATGGCGGGGTTCTACGTTACGACCAGCTTCTTATCTCAACAGGCTGCAG AGCGAAGCCACTAAGTTGTCCCGGTAGTGACCTGACAGGAGTGAAGTTACTGCAGAGGTACGAAGATGCCAAAGACATTGACGCGTCCTGCTTGGGCCGCAAGGCCGTTGTCGTTGGAACCTCCTTCATAG gTATGGAGGTGGCATCCTATCTAGTCAAAAAAGCTTCTAGTGTTTCCATTGTTGGAACCACCAAATACCCATATGAACGCTCTCTGGGGTCCGAGATTGGCAACATGACCATGCAA ATGTTGGAGGAACATAATGTGAAGTTCTACATGAATGACGGCATCGCTGAGATCAGAGGAGAGAACGGCTcg GTGAAGGAGGTCTTGCTGAAGAGTGGCACACTTCTGGAGGCTGAGGTGGTGATTGCAGGAATAG GTGTGATCCCCAATTCTGACTTCCTAGCAGGAAGTGAAGTTGAAATAGATTCCAAGAAAGCAGTAGTTGTTGACAAG TTCATGAGGACTAACGTAGCAGATGTGTTTAGTGCGGGGGACGTCACCTCCTTCCCTTTGACCAGTCGAGGTGATCAACTGGTCAACGTGGGTCACTGGCAAATGTCACAAGCTCAAG GAAGAGTTGCTGCCCTCAATATGCTAAATATACCTACCAAAATTGAGTCTGTTCCTTTCTTCTGGACTGTGTTGCTTGGAAAGAGTATCAGATACACcg GGTATGGGGAGGGCTACACAGAACTCGTATTCAAAGGAAAAGTGGAGGAAAGAAAGTTCCTGGCATTTTATATTAA AGACGACACAGTGGTGGCGGCGGCCAGCCTCATGTTTGATCCCGCTGTGGCTCAGCTGGCGGAACTGATGGCAGCAGGCCAGCGGATTGCAAAAGCGCAGACTCA AGCTGAAGACCTGAGTTGGCTCCAGATGTAA
- the aifm4 gene encoding apoptosis inducing factor mitochondria associated 4 isoform X2: protein MAVVMELQRIKEESFEECKKAWQTRLEKVCWTPGMKVVSVADQKVLLVRTEGQYSAVGSQCSHYNAPLVKGALVGNRVRCPFHGACFNIKTGDIEEYPGLDSLPCHRVNIRDGKVYVSIKKKTLKQTRRVKEMCSVLPNITHTILLVGGGPAALVCAETLRQNCYQGRIVMVTKDSLPPFDKPKLSKAMNVDRSSIVLRSSEFFQQYGIEVRTEKEAVTVSTRDKAVTMKDGGVLRYDQLLISTGCRAKPLSCPGSDLTGVKLLQRYEDAKDIDASCLGRKAVVVGTSFIGMEVASYLVKKASSVSIVGTTKYPYERSLGSEIGNMTMQMLEEHNVKFYMNDGIAEIRGENGSVKEVLLKSGTLLEAEVVIAGIGVIPNSDFLAGSEVEIDSKKAVVVDKFMRTNVADVFSAGDVTSFPLTSRGDQLVNVGHWQMSQAQGRVAALNMLNIPTKIESVPFFWTVLLGKSIRYTGYGEGYTELVFKGKVEERKFLAFYIKDDTVVAAASLMFDPAVAQLAELMAAGQRIAKAQTQAEDLSWLQM from the exons atggccgtggTGATGGAGCTGCAGAGGATCAAGGAAGAATCCTTCGAGGAGTGCAAGAAGGCATGGCAGACAAGGCTGGAAAAAGTGTGTTGGACTCCAGG GATGAAAGTCGTCTCTGTGGCTGACCAGAAAGTGCTGCTTGTCCGCACGGAGGGTCAGTACAGTGCAGTCGGAAGTCAGTGCTCTCATTATAACGCTCCTCTGGTTAAAG GAGCACTGGTTGGCAATAGAGTGCGATGTCCTTTCCATGGCGCTTGTTTCAATATTAAAACTGGAGATATTGAGGAGTATCCAGGCCTGGACTCTCTGCCTTGCCACAGG GTGAACATTCGAGATGGAAAGGTGTATGTTTCCATCAAGAAAAAG ACTCTTAAGCAGACCAGACGGGTAAAGGAAATGTGTAGTGTTTTACCAAACATCACACATACCATCCTGCTCGTAGGAGGAG GCCCTGCTGCCTTGGTGTGTGCTGAGACTCTGCGTCAGAACTGCTACCAGGGCCGAATCGTCATGGTAACCAAAGACTCTCTGCCTCCTTTCGACAAGCCCAAACTGAGTAAG gctatgAATGTGGACAGAAGCAGCATCGTCCTCCGCTCTAGTGAATTTTTTCAACAATATGGCATAGAAGTACGGACGGAGAAAGAG GCGGTGACTGTAAGCACGCGAGATAAAGCGGTGACGATGAAGGATGGCGGGGTTCTACGTTACGACCAGCTTCTTATCTCAACAGGCTGCAG AGCGAAGCCACTAAGTTGTCCCGGTAGTGACCTGACAGGAGTGAAGTTACTGCAGAGGTACGAAGATGCCAAAGACATTGACGCGTCCTGCTTGGGCCGCAAGGCCGTTGTCGTTGGAACCTCCTTCATAG gTATGGAGGTGGCATCCTATCTAGTCAAAAAAGCTTCTAGTGTTTCCATTGTTGGAACCACCAAATACCCATATGAACGCTCTCTGGGGTCCGAGATTGGCAACATGACCATGCAA ATGTTGGAGGAACATAATGTGAAGTTCTACATGAATGACGGCATCGCTGAGATCAGAGGAGAGAACGGCTcg GTGAAGGAGGTCTTGCTGAAGAGTGGCACACTTCTGGAGGCTGAGGTGGTGATTGCAGGAATAG GTGTGATCCCCAATTCTGACTTCCTAGCAGGAAGTGAAGTTGAAATAGATTCCAAGAAAGCAGTAGTTGTTGACAAG TTCATGAGGACTAACGTAGCAGATGTGTTTAGTGCGGGGGACGTCACCTCCTTCCCTTTGACCAGTCGAGGTGATCAACTGGTCAACGTGGGTCACTGGCAAATGTCACAAGCTCAAG GAAGAGTTGCTGCCCTCAATATGCTAAATATACCTACCAAAATTGAGTCTGTTCCTTTCTTCTGGACTGTGTTGCTTGGAAAGAGTATCAGATACACcg GGTATGGGGAGGGCTACACAGAACTCGTATTCAAAGGAAAAGTGGAGGAAAGAAAGTTCCTGGCATTTTATATTAA AGACGACACAGTGGTGGCGGCGGCCAGCCTCATGTTTGATCCCGCTGTGGCTCAGCTGGCGGAACTGATGGCAGCAGGCCAGCGGATTGCAAAAGCGCAGACTCA AGCTGAAGACCTGAGTTGGCTCCAGATGTAA